In Silene latifolia isolate original U9 population chromosome 6, ASM4854445v1, whole genome shotgun sequence, the genomic window CTGAATTAACATTGGGGGTCCCTCTCTTTCATTATTATCACTCATTATCCGAATATGAGTTAGAAAGAATAGATAGAATAGAATAGATTTAAGAGATTTGAGCCCAATAAATTTTTATAGCCCAATAATTACCTAGTTTGTCATCGACAGATGTCGCTCATTTTCAAGTTTGTAGCATTGGCGGGAAactactaagagtttttattctcttagtagtaagggaGATATCGCTTTAGCATCACATCTCTCTTGACATATTTCTCTCTTATTAAGCACAATTGTAAATTCGTAATACCTCATGTTAATTGAAGAGATTTATTAATAAACTCAAATTATTAATGCTTAAACAGACTAATAACTATAGTAAAATACTTCATATCAACAAAGTTTACTGTCTTTTCTAGGAATTCATGATAAGAATTAGGAGCAGCCTCCTTATAAGGCTCGCAAACTATGCATGAGTGACGTAAAAATGCGTTGGAAAAGACCATGAGGCCAAAATGTGCTTGAAATTACTCGTGTTGATTTGGGCCAAGTTTATAGCCTGTCTATTGGTTAACTACCGTGAGCGACTACTTCATATCCATGTGTTGGACCGAGATGTTACAATAACCACCCATCGACAACCCCCAACCACATTGACTCAACACCACCTTTATTGTCAAGCCCACTTCCCACCAAGACCTATGTTGGCTCACAGATTCTCGGTTGCTCTTCGCCGCCCTCTTTGCTCGTGACACCCTTTTCTCTTTTCCCTTCTTAAACTAACCCTTATCTCCTTGAATATCTCCAAACTTTCAATCACCCTCTTACATCTAACCACCTCACGTATCACCGACCATCACCTACAAACCACCACAACATCCTCATCCCCCGGTACATCCTCCATCTTCATCCATCTCCGCACGATCCCCAAGGTTCTCTCCCCTTGAGAAAGTAACATAATTGTTTACCAAATATAATgttaaaattgttcaaaattaaCGCTTTCTTAACACAATTAATGACGTTATCTTCATTGAGCATATGCATTGTGCAACCACCACCACTCCACCAATAAATTGACACTGGCCTAATAAATACATTTGTTTAGTCATTACAGTACACTAATGCTATAATTTTTTACTTTGCTAACATAAAATGTTATATTCAATAATCGAACATCCATCTTTAACGTCGTTAAACAACCCTTATATAACGCGGTCAAAtttaagaccatccccaagcaaggtcaattgcttgGTCGTGGCCTTGCTTGGTAACGGTTAATCAAGTAATTAGTATTGTTAATGTGTGACCAAGGGTGGTTAATTTGTGACCAAAAACAATAaatggtcaatttgtgaccaaggttggtcaatttgtgaccaaggTAGATCAAAAGAGAGGTCTTATTGACCTTCTACGTGTCAATTTCTTATTGgttgaacaattataaaacaataaaaaacaatgaTTGGGAATGTTGTAAAATGGATACTGATTGAGTTGATGACCTAGATCGCGACCTTCTGCTTGAGAGggtgaaaatgggtcaaggttaataagttaagattaagagtaaaatcggatCGCGACCTAGTTAGCGCGACCACTGCTTGAGGATGGTCTAAGGACAAGAATTTTGTTCttgaaaaaagggaaaaaaataaacccaaaagcCATAATAGACCAAGGGACCAACTCGACAAGCAggcacaaaaattcaaaataaatgtGGGCCCCACGCGCTTTCCTAGTCAGGTCCACGACGGAATGATCCTAAAATGGTGTCACTAATCCATCACAATATCTTGATTTACAATCAACGGCCAACATTTAATCTCACACTCTCCCTCTCCCAATCCAACGGCCCAAATCCATCCTTCCTTCTCATTACACTCTCTCACGAATTCAACGATTGTACAGTTTTACAGCTTGTCACCAATCCCCTCATAAACCGTTTTATCCCGATCATTTCTTTACATGTGAGTTGCATCATTGCATATTTACACATCAATTTTTTCACTTCTATAAAGCACTTATATCGATTATTTTTATCATTATTTCAAAAGCAAACGTAAAGAATTAACAAAGACGGAAAATAGTCCCGCAAGGGTGGAGtatagtggttaaaacttgggtgaaattctCAAGAGACCCAGGTTCAAGCCTCCTCAAGAAAGAAACTCTCAAGAAAGAAAAATCTTGTGGAGCATTACCAAGATATCGTGGTTTGCGCTATCACGTCTGGCGCATTACCAAGTATCGTGGTTTGCGCTTATCACGTATATCTAGGGTTGACCCGTCTGACACACCGAAGATAACGGTGCGGATTCcctaaatcaaaaaaaaaaaaagaaagacggAAAATAGTGGTCCGTATAAAACACCAAGTCATGAaaaaatatttaaattaaataaacattAAAATTATACATTAAGAGTTAAGACTTATTACTATAAAACTTAAGCTTATGTGGCGGAGCTTTCTTTACTCAAAGGCCTAATTTAGGCAGTGACGAAGCTAGTATTTTAAGTTAGCGGAGGCGAAAAGAGTTATATTATAAAGGGATctcgaaaaaattcgaaaattttaaccaaaaatttcaaaatttagtttagttcactttaaattcaactaaaatggtttaatttaaaaaaaatgactataacttttttttcttttataatttatcactttttttttttaataaattaaatCCATTAGATCGTTGCAGAATAATAAGAATATCCTTTCAAAAATAAGTCAAAAAACGGAGTATAATCTAACCCGGGAAAGTAAATAAACCTCTCAATAAACCGGCCTTATATAAAACGGAGTCGTATACATCATCACATTCACATCCTCCTAAAAAATCCCCAAATCTCTTTCAAAATCAAAACTCAAACCCTAAAAACCAAAATCAAATCTCTCAAACCTCAAAAACCCTAACAATGGCGAGAGAAGAATCCGTATACATGGCGAAACTCGCAGAACAAGCCGAACGATACGAAGAGATGGTCTCATTCATGGAAAAAGTCGtctccgcagcagcaacaagcGAAGAACTAAGCGTCGAAGAACGCAATCTCCTTTCTGTAGCATACAAGAACGTCATTGGTGCACGTCGTGCATCTTGGAGAATCATATCATCAATTGAACAGAAAGAGGAGTCTCGTGGTAATGAAGATCATGTCTCCTCGATCCGCGATTATCGATCGCGGATCGAAAAGGAGCTTTCTGATATTTGCGAAGGGATTTTAAAGCTTTTGGATGACAAATTGATTCCTTCTGCTGGTAATGGAGATTCAAAGGTGTTTTATTTGAAGATGAAGGGTGATTATCATAGGTATTTGGCGGAGTTTAAGACTGGTAGTGATCGTAAGGAGGCTGCTGAGAGTACTCTTACTGCTTATAAGGCTGCTCAGGTATCTTCTTTTCAATAGATCCgatttccttattttgtttgcttattttaatcgaaggtaaataaatgattaagacGGAGATCTAGTTTTTATAGATCTGTTCGTATTATGAGGTAATGTTGCGTATATCCAACCCCCTTACCCCTTAAGTTGCTGGTGTCCTTAAGTCAATGTGGGTTTGTATGAATATATCCTTCTTAATTCTTTGTGAGTAGTATtgtaatcaaaggtaaacaaatgattgagacggagatcTCTTTTTGTATAGATCTGTTGGTATATGACTCATATGAGATAATGTTGCTTTCATCTGACTCCCTTACCCCTTAATTTGATGTAGTCCTTATGTCAATGTGGGGTTGTATGATACATCCGTCTTAATTCTTTGTGAGGAGTATCTGAATCAAagttaaataaatgattgagacggagatcTATTTTTTATAGATCTGTTGGTAATATGATGTAATGTTGCTTATATCCGACCCCCTTCCCCCTTAATTTGCCGGAACCCTTCagtcaatcatttgtttaccttttttatttttaGTGTAAGGTATCGTAAGCAAAGGTTTGGGATGAAGATTTATAAAATCTATTGTTTATAGATCTGGTTGCTAACACGAGGGTTATGTTGTGTATATCAGACCCCCTTACATAGAAAATGGTTTTGAGCGTTTTACATACTTTGTATTTCGATTATTTTGTTGTTTGAGGAATGGATTGATGATCTTTGTTGTCTTGTTCTATTAAGATTGTCGACTCTTTGCtttttttgattttgtttttgaaGCGTTTGATTGTTTATTGGTGATCAATTGTTTTTTTCAGGATATCGCCAACTCTGAACTTGCCCCAACTCACCCTATTAGGCTTGGATTGGCTCTGAACTTCTCTGTGTTTTACTACGAGATTTTGAACTCCCCTGACAGGGCTTGCAACCTTGCCAAGCAGGTAACTGCCATCCCTTATTTCAAGTTTTTAAGTTAATTCACTGGGGAGACAATCGAGTAATGTGGCAGGATAAGACTTTTCTTGCTTTATCAGATTGATTTGTTCTGTGCCCTTTGTGGCGGATCTTGGTGTAAACTCTAGGGAGGAGGTGGTGTGGCAAAGTTTCGACCCTTGACCTCAGTTTTAAACTTTTAAATACATGCCATTAAATCGTTGACCCTAGGGAAGCCACGTGCTAGTTTTTTCCACCATAATTTGTCCGAAGTTGAAATGTTAACAGGGGCTAACCGTAACCCTACGCCAACTAACAACATAACTCTTCATTCCCTCATATCTTTTGTTACACCCTGTTGTGTGCAGGCATTTGATGAAGCTATTGCTGAGCTAGACACCCTAGGAGAGGAGTCCTACAAGGATAGCACTTTGATCATGCAACTTCTCCGCGACAATCTCACTTTGTGGACATCTGACATGCAGGTCGGTGCACCTGCTTGATACTCATCTCATCTCATTCACTAATTTCTTTGTTCTTTTCGTCTTATCATTTTCGTGAAAGTTTCTGACTTGGTTATCGTAAAATGTTTCTTCAGGATGATGGTTCTGATGACATCAAAGAGGCAGCCAAGCCTGATGCGGAATAGTAAGATTGCAACTGGTTAACGTTGATGTAGGCTTTTCTTCTCCATAGAGGTTTTTGAAGGAGAATTGGTGCttgtttatgatttttttttaggTTTTTTCTCATTCTGAACAAGTATGCTTTATTCGGCCATTGTCAACTTGGAACCAATGTTCTCTATTTATACTCCTATCTATTTTTATATATGGTATTTCTGTTAGTCTCTCTATTCGTCTCTTTCAACGCTTCCTGCATGGAAAGTGGTTGAACTGGTTGTGAACATAGCAACGAAGCTCAATCTTTCCTCCTTATAAGTTGCTTCGTAGTTTTTTTTGGGTCCTATTGAGCTTTTGATCCACATAAATGATATAGGCACTGCATTTTGGTGTTCTCCTCGCTGAATTCGTTACTGTACTTTTGACTCGGTTTAATGTTTATAACCGTCTCATATGCAAGTTCTTGCATCACTGTCTGCATATCTGTTAGTCTGCTACCATCAAGTTTTGGGTGTTGAATATGAATGGATAGCAGTTCATATGAAGTCAACCGCGGGCTGCTGTCTGACTGGCGTCCAGGTCAGATGGGCCCATATGATATAAATATTCCTAAAATATTATTTGGTGGGGATCTGTGTGATGACCTGGAAGGATATGCTCAAGATCCGAAAGTCTTTGGATAACAAAGTTTATAGTATTGTTTTTAAGCCAGTAGAAACTCTAGCTTGTTTGTGCAGCCATCAACCATGACGCGATTGTGGCAAAATATTCAATCCTGCGTAGTATAGATTCTTATGAATACGTTTGTATGGTGACTAGCTTGATGAGGACCATGGTTTGGTGACTTTAGTGGGTACTGAATAGATCGGAATGCAATTTAGATTCTTTCCATTTCCTTCCCTTTCCTGACAATGATGAAATGCATAAAAAAATGGAGAGGATTTCAACGGAAATGGATTAATCCTCttcatttcctctcacaatctttttaaataataatttcctgttcaatctcattttcctttatttttatgtgTAAATTTAGAATCGTTAGATGTTGTCAATATACGATCTGGGCCATTAATAAGTACTtacctctccatttcttttgcgAAAATGGGAGAAAATGGGCTCGATTTCAACCCATCGGAATGGAGGAAGTGCTGTTTCTAAATTTTTCACAGATCATTGTTACCATCTCATTTTCAATAGATCAGTTTCCTCGAATTCAAAATAAACCCGATAATAACTAAACATATTGTCTCCCATGTTTGACCGGTGTAAGTGTGTAACCCATGTTTGTCTCACGTCACAAGCTTCTGATGGACaagtccgtcacaaatgagaatttgtgaaagtCATAACGGCATGTTCTTTGCCTCTTTTGCTTTTTCAACATGTACTATTCGTCCTCTTTCTTCTTTTATGCCTCTGTTTTTAAGCTTGTTTGGTAGAATTGGGACTTTTAGACCATTTCAACTTTGCTTTGTTGCACGATTATCTAACTACGGATTTTCTTGTATTTCATTTTCCGAAACATTTCAATAAACCATAATTTATAATTCAATTGTCATACACCCTATTTAGTGATTTGTATCATACAACGGTCTTACACAAGACCAACTGTAGTATGTAGTATGTAGATATGAGAATTTTCAACATGCTGTTGTGAAGTGATCTTTTTTACGTACCCAATGAAAATACATCATGTTACATACACTCAAAACGCGGTGTCAAAGCCGGGATATCTCTTCAAtgtctacttttttttttttttttttgagggactCTTCAATGTCTACTTCAACATACAATCATTCCGAAATCTAGGCTACTCAAAAAAGAACCGAGTACAAATGTTTTGAGTGCTTAAGCTCTTAAATAAAGGGTCTCATTGGTTTGGACTAGAAGTAACAGGAGCATTGCAGGGAGGCGGGTTTTGCTTCCCACTGGTAATCGGCTTGACATTTTTGCACATAGAAACAGCAGGGCCATCTGGTCCGTTGTAGGTTAAGTCAATGTCCGACAGCTGCACCTTCTCGCACGCCACACCACTACTGCAAATCACCTTCACTGCTTCCTTCCCTGCTGATGTTCCTCTTACGTTCTTGAACATGATGTCGCTTAGCTTCACTTTTGAAGGTGTCTGAATTTTCCACAAACATGAATGGTTTTAGAGTGGCTCAACGAACATAGAGTCTAATTTATCAAATTGTGTTTGTCGATTCAATTTTGGTTATTCAGTCGGGTTTAATCTGTAGTTCGAGTCAAGTTATTCAGGTAGGATCAGTTTTGCGTGATTAGCCATATGTAAATGACATCTCTATGTAGTCAATGACTCAATGTTGGGTGGTGGTTTTCATTTCTGTTGGATGGTTATTTCCTATTTATCGTGTTTTCAAATAAGTCTAGCCGCACTTTCAAGGATGATTAGGGTGTCCTGTCCCTTCCTCGGGGTGTTGGTTATCGCTATTGCTGTCTCCTCATGGATGATTAGGGTGTCCTGTCCCTTTATCCTTGGGGAGCTTCTAGGTATAATAAATCGGTGTTATAAAGATCGGTGTCTGGTTCGGGTTGGATCCGTCGCTAGACGGCGCTTTAAAGCATTTATGGACAGAAAACTGGTCAAAGGGAATCCTTGGATGTGGTTTGTGTACGTGCTGGGTTTGTTGATCC contains:
- the LOC141585895 gene encoding 14-3-3-like protein 16R: MAREESVYMAKLAEQAERYEEMVSFMEKVVSAAATSEELSVEERNLLSVAYKNVIGARRASWRIISSIEQKEESRGNEDHVSSIRDYRSRIEKELSDICEGILKLLDDKLIPSAGNGDSKVFYLKMKGDYHRYLAEFKTGSDRKEAAESTLTAYKAAQDIANSELAPTHPIRLGLALNFSVFYYEILNSPDRACNLAKQAFDEAIAELDTLGEESYKDSTLIMQLLRDNLTLWTSDMQDDGSDDIKEAAKPDAE